GCTGACGCGGCTGATTCCTCATCTCAGGGGGCAGGGACTGCGCGTCTCGGTGATCAAGCACGCCCATCACAAGTTCGACGTCGACGTCCCGGGTAAGGATTCGTGGCGGCATCGCGAGGCCGGGGCCGAGGAGGTCCTCGTCGCGTCGGGCACGCGCTGGGCGCTGATGCACGAGCTGCGCGGCGCAAGGGAGCCGGCACTCGCGGAGCTTCTGGCGAAATTGTCTCCCGTCGATCTGGTCGTCATCGAAGGGTACAAGGCCGGGCCGCATCGGCGCATCGAGGTGCATCGCACGGCCAATGGCAAGCCGCTGCTGTTTCCCGACGATCCAGGCATTGTCGGGCTCGCCAGCGACGGCGATGTCGAGACGGCGTTGCCGCGCGTTCATCTCGACGACATCCCGGCGATCGCGGCGCTCGTCCAACATCTGGCGACGCCGCGGGCGGACGTTCTCGCGCTGT
This region of Bradyrhizobium sp. SZCCHNS1050 genomic DNA includes:
- the mobB gene encoding molybdopterin-guanine dinucleotide biosynthesis protein B, with amino-acid sequence MKVIGLAGWSGAGKTTLLTRLIPHLRGQGLRVSVIKHAHHKFDVDVPGKDSWRHREAGAEEVLVASGTRWALMHELRGAREPALAELLAKLSPVDLVVIEGYKAGPHRRIEVHRTANGKPLLFPDDPGIVGLASDGDVETALPRVHLDDIPAIAALVQHLATPRADVLALCDKPGVP